The sequence below is a genomic window from Gossypium hirsutum isolate 1008001.06 chromosome A11, Gossypium_hirsutum_v2.1, whole genome shotgun sequence.
CAACAAAAGCTTGATTCTCGTAAGAAATTTTAGCCGCCATAGCCGCCAATGCTCCAAAGTATCTGCAATCTCCAGGTTTGATATTCTGGTCTAATTCAACTCGCCTATCTAGGCTTCCAATGAAGGACACGAAAGCTTCCGATTCTCGATCCACCATTTTCACCTTACCTGTAGTCAACCTAATCATCAATCCATGCACATTCTCTGTTTTTATTTACAGCAATTTTTCTGTCAAAGTGGGTTAATTACAACCTCGCAAAAGATTGAAGAAAAGCACGAAAACGTTGTCGTTCAATGAGACCAAGTTCACCCACATTTCCAGCTTTTCGCCGATCCATCTCAGGGGCTTTGCTGCATGGAGAAGCATCTTTTGGGACGATAGAGACATGAAAATAAGCCATTTCCGGCGGATATTTTCCTGGAATTTCTCCGGTGGGCACTCCACAAAGGCTTTCTTTTCAAGTTCATGGTCCCATAGGAGGCGGAAAAGATAGAGAACACTCACTTCGTTTGGCCTCAACACTAAATAATTTCCGGAAAAATTATGAGACTGAGAAGCCATGGGCTTATTGGTTCGAAGGAAATGTATTCGAGAGttggt
It includes:
- the LOC107943279 gene encoding triacylglycerol lipase OBL1-like; this translates as MASQSHNFSGNYLVLRPNEVSVLYLFRLLWDHELEKKAFVECPPEKFQENIRRKWLIFMSLSSQKMLLHAAKPLRWIGEKLEMWVNLVSLNDNVFVLFFNLLRGKVKMVDRESEAFVSFIGSLDRRVELDQNIKPGDCRYFGALAAMAAKISYENQAFVERIVRDYWKIIDRS